The proteins below come from a single Actinomycetota bacterium genomic window:
- a CDS encoding biotin--[acetyl-CoA-carboxylase] ligase — translation MAMNDQSQAAERREQVLAALAARPGERVSGGALARELGCSRAAVHRHVNALRASGVPIQATRAGYVLDPCADPVIPAAVGPRLHAPLAGPVTWTSEVGSTNDEAAALARGGAPEGTVVGSDHQTAGRGRWGRAWVDAPGEALMYSLILRPRVSPVQAGMLPVVIAVGLADALDSCGAPDVRIAWPNDVLADDGGKVAGILCEMSADQERVAWAVAGMGVNVGPVPDVPGSRWTPGSLAALGTRPRRGDLLVAALGAIGRRYAAWLEHGPGGVVGAFRKRDYLAGRQVTVGTPQGDVRGTAQGIDDLGRLLVRDDAGASHALASGEVTGVDRA, via the coding sequence ATGGCGATGAACGACCAGTCGCAGGCGGCCGAGCGCCGCGAGCAGGTGCTCGCAGCGCTCGCGGCGCGCCCGGGCGAGAGGGTGTCGGGGGGCGCGCTCGCCCGTGAGCTCGGCTGCTCGCGCGCAGCGGTGCATCGCCATGTCAATGCCCTCCGCGCGTCGGGCGTGCCCATCCAGGCCACGCGCGCCGGCTACGTGCTCGACCCCTGCGCCGACCCGGTCATCCCCGCCGCGGTGGGTCCGCGGCTGCATGCGCCCCTCGCCGGTCCGGTCACCTGGACGTCCGAGGTGGGGTCCACCAACGACGAGGCAGCGGCGCTGGCACGTGGCGGCGCGCCCGAGGGCACCGTAGTGGGGTCCGACCACCAGACGGCCGGCCGCGGGCGCTGGGGGCGCGCCTGGGTGGATGCCCCGGGCGAGGCCCTCATGTACAGCCTCATCCTCAGGCCGAGGGTGAGCCCTGTACAGGCCGGCATGCTGCCGGTGGTCATCGCCGTCGGCCTTGCCGATGCGCTCGATTCGTGCGGGGCTCCCGATGTGCGCATCGCGTGGCCCAACGACGTGCTCGCGGACGACGGCGGCAAGGTGGCGGGGATCCTGTGCGAGATGTCGGCCGACCAGGAGCGCGTGGCGTGGGCGGTGGCCGGCATGGGCGTGAACGTGGGGCCGGTGCCCGACGTGCCGGGGTCGCGGTGGACGCCCGGGTCGCTGGCGGCGCTGGGCACGCGTCCGCGCCGCGGCGACCTGCTCGTGGCGGCGCTGGGCGCGATCGGGCGCAGGTACGCGGCCTGGCTCGAGCACGGGCCCGGCGGGGTGGTGGGGGCGTTCCGCAAGCGCGACTACCTGGCGGGCCGCCAGGTGACCGTGGGGACCCCGCAGGGCGATGTGCGCGGCACGGCGCAGGGAATCGACGACCTTGGTCGGCTGCTGGTGCGGGATGATGCGGGTGCATCGCACGCGCTGGCGTCGGGTGAGGTGACCGGGGTCGACCGCGCCTGA
- a CDS encoding cobalamin B12-binding domain-containing protein has protein sequence MPKLLLVTVPTDEVLNKEGKVRFPGTEVAVEKLTEAGWDVEIIDPLWPGPLTRCEEGGVDAVLVSCFKAVPRSRDAASTLARRMPDMPIYVVGVLQKDETFRTMAPTVGVLRNVGELPQG, from the coding sequence ATGCCAAAACTTCTTCTTGTCACAGTTCCCACGGACGAGGTCCTCAACAAGGAGGGCAAGGTCCGTTTCCCCGGCACAGAGGTCGCCGTGGAGAAGCTCACCGAGGCTGGCTGGGACGTTGAGATCATCGACCCCCTCTGGCCCGGTCCGCTCACGCGCTGTGAGGAGGGCGGCGTGGACGCCGTGCTCGTCTCGTGCTTCAAGGCCGTGCCCCGCTCGCGTGACGCAGCATCCACGCTCGCGCGCAGGATGCCGGACATGCCCATCTACGTGGTGGGCGTGCTGCAGAAGGATGAGACCTTCCGCACGATGGCCCCCACGGTCGGCGTGCTGCGCAACGTCGGGGAGCTCCCGCAGGGCTGA